A window of the Candidatus Bathyarchaeia archaeon genome harbors these coding sequences:
- a CDS encoding arginine--tRNA ligase — protein MTAVNPFAEFRSSCESVLRDTFKKVCPEFAVSLALESPPSPEFGELSSSACFELSKSVGVKPLEIAQQVADAADLSGSRFVQATKAAGGGYINFYVNFPVFAELVLQSILALDQEYGFAKTEKSLKVIVEHTSVNPIHSIHIGQARNPVLGDSLARILKAWGHTVYTHYYVDDVGRQAAVIAYGYEKLGHPEPDGKPDRFIGRIYSVTSCIVEIQKLKKAIEKAKSQDTVESVAKLMGELHDWTVAAAELESAHPELFAKLLDKISKDQNPEARIAELNLSYERGENESVKQLIRRLSELCLGGFKESLARLGITYDSWDWESDFVWNGDVKRVLMRLGETPYISRVGDVLEFDANKVVDDLGLRALLGLGEGYEVPSLTLVRADGTTLYTTRDVPYNLWKFRKADLLINVVGIEQSLAQLHLKIALAALRQVDRVKNLRHFAYNLVSLPGFKMSSRTGRYVTLDEVMDEAVKRAYEEVVKRSPEFSEDEKQRISNLVGIGAIRYALVQVDPSKPVVFTWDRVLDFEKNSAPYIQYSHARAGSILRKAKRRVPSPDYALLKEPIERALVLVLSKFPDVFVDSAKNLRPHLIADYANALADKFNTFYSALPVIKAEPKELGSARLMLVDATRKTLRNALGLLGIEAPDKM, from the coding sequence ATGACTGCTGTCAACCCGTTTGCAGAGTTTCGCAGCAGCTGCGAATCTGTCCTGAGAGACACGTTTAAGAAGGTGTGTCCGGAGTTCGCGGTTTCGCTTGCGTTAGAGTCACCGCCTAGCCCTGAGTTCGGCGAGTTATCGTCCTCTGCTTGTTTTGAGCTTTCCAAGTCGGTTGGAGTGAAACCTTTGGAAATCGCGCAGCAAGTTGCTGATGCTGCGGACTTGTCAGGATCCAGATTTGTGCAAGCTACTAAGGCCGCTGGCGGTGGGTACATCAATTTTTACGTGAACTTTCCAGTGTTTGCGGAACTGGTTTTACAGTCGATCTTAGCGCTGGATCAGGAATATGGCTTTGCGAAAACCGAGAAGTCATTGAAAGTCATTGTTGAGCATACTAGCGTCAATCCCATTCACTCAATTCACATTGGGCAAGCGAGGAACCCTGTCTTAGGCGACTCGTTGGCTCGCATTTTGAAGGCTTGGGGGCACACGGTTTATACGCACTATTATGTAGATGATGTGGGTCGGCAAGCTGCTGTCATAGCTTACGGCTACGAGAAGCTAGGTCACCCCGAGCCAGATGGCAAACCTGATCGTTTCATAGGTCGAATTTATTCTGTTACAAGCTGTATTGTTGAAATTCAGAAGCTGAAGAAGGCGATAGAGAAAGCAAAAAGCCAAGACACTGTTGAATCTGTCGCTAAACTGATGGGCGAACTGCATGACTGGACAGTTGCCGCTGCTGAGTTGGAGTCGGCTCATCCAGAGTTGTTCGCCAAACTATTGGACAAGATCAGTAAGGATCAGAATCCAGAGGCGCGAATTGCCGAACTCAATTTGTCGTATGAGCGCGGCGAGAACGAGTCAGTTAAACAGCTTATTCGCAGATTAAGCGAGCTCTGTTTGGGCGGGTTCAAGGAGTCGCTTGCCAGACTGGGCATAACTTATGATTCTTGGGATTGGGAAAGCGACTTCGTCTGGAACGGCGATGTCAAGCGTGTTCTGATGCGTTTAGGAGAGACTCCCTACATTTCTCGTGTGGGAGACGTGCTGGAATTCGATGCTAATAAGGTGGTTGACGACTTGGGGCTAAGGGCGCTGCTCGGTCTAGGCGAAGGCTACGAGGTTCCATCGTTGACGCTGGTGAGAGCCGACGGCACAACTTTGTACACCACACGGGACGTTCCTTATAACCTGTGGAAGTTTCGAAAGGCTGACTTGTTGATCAACGTTGTAGGCATAGAGCAATCGTTGGCTCAACTGCATCTGAAGATCGCTCTTGCCGCATTGAGGCAAGTAGACAGAGTGAAGAACTTGCGCCACTTTGCCTACAATTTGGTGAGTCTACCCGGCTTTAAAATGTCCAGCAGAACTGGGCGTTATGTAACGCTTGATGAAGTCATGGATGAAGCAGTCAAACGTGCATATGAGGAGGTTGTGAAACGTTCGCCTGAGTTTTCTGAGGATGAGAAGCAGCGCATTTCGAACCTTGTGGGCATAGGCGCCATCAGATATGCGTTGGTGCAGGTTGATCCTTCGAAGCCGGTGGTTTTCACGTGGGATCGTGTGCTCGACTTTGAGAAGAACAGTGCGCCCTACATCCAATATTCGCATGCAAGGGCTGGAAGTATACTGCGTAAGGCTAAACGCAGAGTGCCAAGTCCTGATTACGCGCTTTTGAAGGAGCCGATTGAACGCGCCTTGGTCTTAGTGTTGTCCAAGTTTCCAGACGTGTTTGTTGATTCAGCTAAGAACCTCCGCCCTCACTTGATTGCTGATTATGCGAACGCGCTGGCTGATAAGTTTAACACGTTTTACAGTGCCTTGCCTGTGATTAAAGCTGAACCGAAGGAGCTTGGCAGTGCGAGGCTCATGTTAGTAGACGCTACGCGTAAGACTCTTAGAAATGCGCTGGGTCTGCTTGGGATTGAAGCGCCTGATAAAATGTGA
- the deoC gene encoding deoxyribose-phosphate aldolase: protein MKLTRQQLANIIDSTLIRHTATKDDIIKLCWDARKHHIGTVVVNPYYVDLARYTLEDSNVKICSTIGFPMGATLPEIKAEETRQVVKLGAQEIDMVINLSALKSKDYTTVKNDIEAVTAIKHINPNITVKAIIETNLLTDPEKRTACKIAKETGADYVKTSTGLFGGTATVNDIKLMRRTVGKEMGVKAAGGIRTLKDTLAMIKAGASRIGTSTATQIIEEMPK, encoded by the coding sequence ATGAAACTCACACGACAACAACTCGCCAACATAATCGACAGCACACTAATACGGCACACAGCCACCAAAGACGACATCATAAAATTGTGCTGGGACGCACGAAAACACCACATAGGCACAGTAGTAGTAAACCCATACTACGTAGACCTAGCCCGCTACACACTCGAAGACTCCAACGTCAAAATATGCAGCACAATCGGCTTCCCAATGGGCGCCACACTACCCGAAATCAAAGCTGAGGAAACCCGCCAAGTCGTAAAGCTCGGCGCCCAAGAAATCGACATGGTCATAAACCTAAGCGCCCTCAAATCCAAAGACTACACCACAGTCAAAAACGACATCGAAGCCGTAACCGCCATCAAACACATCAACCCCAACATCACAGTCAAAGCCATAATCGAAACCAACCTACTAACAGACCCAGAAAAACGCACAGCATGCAAAATAGCCAAAGAAACAGGTGCAGACTACGTGAAAACATCCACAGGCCTATTCGGAGGAACCGCAACAGTCAACGACATCAAACTAATGCGACGCACAGTAGGAAAAGAAATGGGCGTAAAAGCAGCCGGAGGCATACGCACCCTCAAGGACACCCTAGCCATGATCAAAGCAGGAGCAAGCCGCATCGGAACCAGCACAGCAACTCAAATCATCGAAGAAATGCCAAAATAA
- a CDS encoding carboxymuconolactone decarboxylase family protein — protein MGEYQDALKDIAKAFGFVPGFMKAIPQDVLVKDWALMKKYQLGESEIPAKYREFIGLAVAANLKCPYCTLLHTAVATMNGASDKEFSEVVFLASFTARWSAMLHALQYSFETFADEVHRIGEHAKKTAKKK, from the coding sequence ATGGGTGAGTATCAGGATGCGTTGAAGGATATTGCGAAGGCTTTTGGTTTTGTGCCTGGGTTTATGAAGGCTATTCCGCAAGACGTGTTGGTCAAAGATTGGGCGTTGATGAAGAAGTATCAATTGGGTGAATCTGAGATTCCTGCGAAGTACAGGGAGTTCATTGGTTTGGCGGTTGCGGCTAATTTGAAGTGCCCCTATTGTACGTTGCTGCACACAGCTGTGGCTACGATGAACGGTGCTAGCGATAAGGAGTTCAGTGAAGTGGTTTTCTTGGCTAGTTTTACGGCTCGTTGGAGTGCGATGCTGCATGCGTTGCAGTATAGTTTTGAGACGTTTGCGGATGAGGTTCATCGGATCGGTGAACACGCGAAGAAAACTGCGAAGAAGAAGTAG
- a CDS encoding ATP-binding cassette domain-containing protein has translation MTRHHSEHFQINQYHRRYDRETDRFIINISYETAAPQPTQRVLAVAESFGLGLDQSHRFVIYDNVELKISPHDIVYITGESGSGKSALLKTLENDIKNDMGTTAANINDIQPIPDKPIIETVGTTTEQALELLSRVGLNDAFLFLRTYQQLSDGQKYRYHTAKLIETGAQFWILDEFAATLDRDTAKITAYNIQKLARQHSKAVIAATTHTDLHTDLQPSVHIHKRFGRELQINYYPNQPPQQCTLLNEIHIEPGTRQDYEALAEFHYRSHNLGAVRRIFRAMRKTELAGVIVYTYPAIATTGRRLTLPHMPIRELNQKLSNIMRVVVHPKYRTIGLGQRLVRETLSQSGTPLVETTAVMARYNPFFEHAGMTRIRTTTPTKQALAIRDTLQKLGFNTTLLNSENYALTQIKHLNQTELTTLKQTFTQNYHPRLAKEFFHDEPYGTHKQYQLKLQSASLDKLAKLITITALLLQTKVYLFWRGN, from the coding sequence ATGACACGACACCACAGCGAACACTTCCAAATCAACCAGTACCACCGACGCTACGACCGTGAAACAGACCGCTTCATAATCAACATAAGCTACGAAACAGCCGCGCCACAACCCACCCAACGCGTCTTAGCAGTTGCCGAAAGCTTCGGACTAGGCTTAGACCAGAGCCACAGATTCGTCATATACGACAACGTCGAACTCAAAATCAGCCCACACGACATAGTATACATAACAGGCGAATCAGGCAGCGGCAAATCCGCCCTGCTCAAAACCCTTGAAAACGACATCAAAAACGACATGGGCACAACCGCAGCCAACATCAACGACATCCAACCCATCCCAGACAAACCCATAATCGAAACCGTAGGCACCACAACCGAGCAAGCCTTAGAACTCTTAAGCCGAGTAGGCTTAAACGACGCCTTCCTCTTCCTCCGCACATATCAGCAACTCAGCGACGGACAAAAATACCGATACCACACCGCCAAACTCATCGAAACAGGAGCACAATTCTGGATACTCGACGAATTCGCAGCCACACTCGACCGAGACACAGCAAAAATCACAGCCTACAACATCCAAAAACTCGCACGCCAACACAGCAAAGCTGTCATAGCCGCCACAACACACACCGACCTACACACAGACCTGCAACCATCAGTGCACATTCACAAGCGGTTCGGCAGAGAACTCCAAATTAACTACTACCCAAACCAGCCACCACAACAATGCACATTACTGAACGAAATCCACATCGAACCCGGCACACGCCAAGACTACGAAGCACTAGCCGAATTTCATTACCGCAGCCACAACTTGGGCGCAGTACGCCGCATCTTCCGAGCCATGCGAAAAACCGAACTCGCAGGCGTCATCGTGTACACCTATCCAGCCATAGCCACCACAGGACGCCGCCTCACACTACCACACATGCCCATACGCGAACTCAACCAGAAACTCAGCAACATAATGCGCGTCGTAGTACATCCCAAATACCGCACAATAGGACTAGGACAACGACTCGTACGCGAAACCCTCAGCCAAAGCGGCACACCACTCGTCGAAACCACAGCAGTCATGGCACGCTACAACCCATTCTTCGAACACGCCGGCATGACACGGATACGCACAACAACACCAACAAAACAAGCACTCGCAATACGAGACACACTACAGAAACTAGGCTTCAACACAACCCTGCTAAACAGCGAAAACTACGCGCTGACACAAATCAAACACCTAAACCAAACCGAGCTAACCACACTAAAACAAACCTTCACACAGAACTATCATCCACGCCTCGCTAAGGAATTCTTCCACGACGAACCCTACGGCACACACAAACAGTACCAACTGAAACTGCAGTCAGCCAGCCTAGACAAACTCGCCAAACTCATCACAATAACAGCCCTGCTACTGCAAACCAAAGTCTACCTATTCTGGCGAGGAAACTAA